Proteins co-encoded in one Nitratireductor kimnyeongensis genomic window:
- a CDS encoding RNA-binding protein, with amino-acid sequence MNDRTCIVSRKARPAEDLIRFVAGPDGMVVPDLKRKLPGRGCWVTADRVHVEKAAEKNLFSRALKTSVTAPDNLGELVDVLLSKAALGALGLARKAGAVALGAAKVEASVRSGKAYGVLHAREASQDGVRKITAARHAVVHLGGPAIPAYKLFSEEEMSLALGATNVIHAAVFGRDAGKAALKRVSALETFRGECADKPAAVAMGTAEDVE; translated from the coding sequence ATGAACGATCGCACATGCATTGTCTCGCGCAAGGCGCGGCCCGCGGAGGACCTGATCCGGTTCGTCGCGGGACCGGACGGCATGGTCGTGCCCGATCTGAAGCGCAAACTCCCCGGGCGCGGTTGCTGGGTCACCGCTGATCGGGTTCATGTCGAAAAGGCGGCGGAGAAGAACCTCTTTTCCCGCGCCCTCAAAACATCAGTCACGGCACCGGACAATCTGGGCGAACTGGTCGATGTTTTGCTTTCAAAAGCCGCTCTAGGCGCTCTTGGGCTTGCGCGAAAGGCCGGAGCCGTGGCATTGGGTGCTGCGAAGGTCGAGGCATCGGTGCGTAGCGGCAAGGCCTATGGTGTGCTGCATGCTCGTGAAGCCTCGCAGGACGGGGTGCGCAAGATCACGGCCGCTCGTCATGCAGTGGTCCATCTGGGCGGACCAGCCATCCCAGCTTACAAACTCTTTTCGGAAGAAGAAATGAGTTTGGCATTGGGGGCAACAAATGTGATACATGCTGCCGTGTTCGGGCGGGACGCGGGCAAGGCGGCGCTGAAACGCGTTAGTGCGCTCGAGACTTTTCGAGGCGAATGCGCGGATAAACCGGCAGCGGTTGC
- the trmB gene encoding tRNA (guanine(46)-N(7))-methyltransferase TrmB yields MAEERRKRATEAFFGRRHGKRLRPKQDAALTAFLDHALLKLDAPPQDPAGLFAHPVEQVRLEIGFGGGEHLLNEVSRFPATGFIGVEPFVNGMAKLASALDEQGGFPANLRVYNDDATVLLDWLPEASISGIDLLYPDPWPKKKHWKRRFVNCVNLDRFARVLKPGSRFRFASDIDTYVDWTLQHCEAHQAFCWQAESADDWRLAYDGWPGTRYEAKAIREGRTPAYLTFLRV; encoded by the coding sequence ATGGCTGAAGAACGGCGCAAACGGGCTACCGAAGCCTTCTTCGGCCGTCGGCATGGCAAGCGTCTGCGTCCAAAACAGGACGCGGCGCTTACCGCTTTTCTCGATCACGCGCTGTTAAAGCTCGATGCTCCGCCGCAGGACCCTGCTGGCTTGTTTGCCCACCCGGTCGAGCAAGTCCGGCTTGAGATCGGCTTTGGCGGGGGCGAGCACCTGCTCAATGAAGTCTCGCGCTTCCCTGCCACGGGCTTCATAGGTGTTGAACCCTTCGTGAATGGCATGGCCAAGCTTGCATCCGCGCTGGACGAGCAGGGCGGTTTTCCAGCGAATCTGCGGGTTTACAACGATGATGCCACGGTGCTTCTGGATTGGCTGCCAGAGGCGTCCATCTCAGGGATAGATCTGCTCTATCCAGATCCCTGGCCCAAGAAAAAGCACTGGAAGCGGCGCTTCGTGAACTGCGTCAATCTGGATCGGTTCGCGCGAGTGCTGAAACCGGGGAGCCGCTTCCGTTTCGCGTCAGACATCGACACGTATGTCGACTGGACACTACAGCATTGCGAAGCGCATCAAGCATTTTGTTGGCAGGCAGAATCTGCGGATGATTGGCGCCTGGCTTATGACGGCTGGCCTGGTACGCGTTATGAAGCGAAAGCTATCCGCGAAGGGCGGACACCCGCCTACCTGACATTTCTGCGAGTATGA
- the rimP gene encoding ribosome maturation factor RimP produces the protein MTAVSEDRNSDDRLIRESGIEARVAAIIIPVLGAIGYRLVRVRMTAQDGATLQIMAERPDGIMTVEDCEEVSRALSPVLDVEDPIDTAYQLEISSPGIDRPLVRKADFAAAQGHLVKIETAVLLDGRKRFRGFVVESDDETVTIEPETVEEEGDEDVLFGIPFEAIADARLVLTDDLVRDALKQEKEERRERKRNRRPSASERAAQRSEKQNATEPAGNEEPGSHAEGE, from the coding sequence ATGACGGCAGTTTCAGAAGACAGGAACAGTGATGATCGCCTGATCCGTGAGAGCGGAATTGAGGCGCGCGTTGCCGCGATCATCATTCCTGTTTTGGGAGCAATTGGATATCGCCTTGTTCGCGTTCGCATGACAGCGCAGGACGGTGCCACGTTGCAGATCATGGCCGAACGTCCCGATGGCATCATGACCGTCGAGGATTGCGAGGAAGTCAGCAGAGCGCTGTCACCCGTTCTGGATGTTGAAGACCCGATCGACACGGCTTACCAACTCGAGATTTCCTCACCTGGTATCGACCGCCCGCTGGTGCGCAAGGCGGATTTTGCCGCGGCTCAGGGGCACCTGGTCAAAATCGAGACTGCTGTGCTGCTGGATGGGCGCAAGCGCTTTCGCGGTTTCGTGGTCGAAAGTGACGACGAGACTGTGACGATCGAGCCGGAAACGGTCGAGGAAGAAGGGGACGAGGACGTCCTCTTTGGAATTCCCTTCGAGGCGATTGCCGATGCGCGGTTGGTCCTGACGGACGATCTGGTGCGCGACGCCCTGAAGCAGGAGAAGGAAGAGCGCCGCGAACGCAAGCGCAATCGCCGCCCTTCCGCATCGGAAAGGGCCGCTCAGCGGTCCGAAAAACAAAACGCAACTGAGCCGGCCGGGAACGAAGAACCCGGATCCCACGCCGAAGGAGAGTGA
- the lnt gene encoding apolipoprotein N-acyltransferase encodes MESLAGRVVLLSGWRRSLVSFAAGGFASLSQPPFDFFAACFVAFPVLVWLLDGAVGEGRGLRSLVIPAFKTGWWFGFGYFMLGLWWIGTALLVDAENYAWAVPFAVVGIPAFLAIFYGLAALLSRFFWSDGIMRVISLAFFFGIIESIRGIVFTGFPWGAIGYAAMPTLLSMQSAKVLGLAGMNFLAVLVFSMPALLGTRRHLLIGSITAIGLVTMQLAYGYLSLSREIRSDNFLPVRIVQPSIKQTEKWDSSEQTRIFNILLDLTRRQTAEGVEKPKLIVWPETAVPFLFTERPEALVQLGEALDEGQMLLTGAVRAEGGDGLGPTRYYNSVVAIGQDGTIIDAVDKVHLVPFGEYVPFANLLNNLGIEEIVQSAGPFTAGGVRRPLTVFEGTRIMPFVCYEIIFPHLVAEVADQSDILVNVTNDAWFGVTPGPYQHFRQARVRAVENGRPLLRAANSGISAVIDSSGRIIDAFDLNAVGNLDLRMPIEKPEKFYFENPGTNGMFIAFGFGTVLFGSSIVRRLRAN; translated from the coding sequence ATGGAGAGCCTTGCCGGACGGGTTGTATTGCTGAGTGGGTGGCGACGGTCGCTCGTCTCCTTCGCAGCGGGCGGTTTCGCTTCCCTTTCACAACCGCCATTTGACTTCTTCGCCGCCTGCTTTGTTGCCTTTCCCGTCCTGGTTTGGCTCCTGGATGGTGCGGTCGGCGAGGGGCGCGGCCTCCGTTCACTAGTAATTCCTGCCTTTAAAACGGGCTGGTGGTTCGGTTTCGGGTATTTTATGCTTGGACTGTGGTGGATCGGCACTGCATTGCTGGTCGACGCGGAAAATTATGCTTGGGCCGTTCCGTTTGCTGTTGTAGGAATCCCGGCATTTCTTGCAATTTTCTACGGGCTTGCAGCGCTTCTTTCGCGGTTTTTTTGGTCGGACGGGATCATGAGAGTGATTTCTCTTGCGTTCTTTTTCGGCATTATTGAGTCCATAAGGGGCATAGTCTTCACGGGTTTTCCGTGGGGCGCTATCGGTTACGCCGCTATGCCCACATTGCTAAGCATGCAGTCGGCTAAGGTACTTGGGCTGGCTGGTATGAATTTTCTGGCGGTTTTGGTGTTTTCGATGCCGGCGCTCCTGGGTACTCGCCGGCATCTTCTCATCGGCAGTATTACCGCCATCGGTCTGGTAACAATGCAGTTGGCATATGGTTATCTAAGTCTCTCCAGAGAAATCCGGTCTGATAATTTTTTGCCGGTGCGGATCGTTCAACCGTCGATCAAACAGACTGAAAAATGGGATTCCTCCGAACAAACGCGCATCTTTAACATCCTGCTGGATCTCACTCGACGTCAGACGGCCGAAGGCGTCGAAAAGCCTAAGTTGATTGTTTGGCCCGAGACTGCAGTCCCATTTCTGTTCACCGAACGCCCCGAAGCCCTGGTCCAACTCGGCGAAGCGTTGGACGAGGGGCAAATGCTCCTGACCGGCGCTGTGCGCGCCGAAGGCGGCGATGGTCTGGGTCCGACCCGCTATTACAATTCAGTTGTGGCGATAGGTCAGGACGGAACAATTATTGACGCAGTCGACAAGGTGCATCTGGTCCCATTTGGCGAATACGTGCCGTTCGCCAACCTGTTGAATAATCTAGGGATAGAAGAGATAGTGCAGTCAGCAGGTCCGTTCACAGCGGGTGGTGTGCGTCGTCCCCTCACTGTTTTCGAGGGCACTCGCATTATGCCGTTCGTCTGCTACGAGATCATCTTTCCGCACTTGGTCGCTGAGGTTGCAGATCAGTCGGATATTCTTGTCAACGTCACAAATGACGCCTGGTTTGGGGTGACGCCCGGTCCTTATCAGCATTTTCGACAGGCCCGCGTGCGTGCTGTTGAAAACGGGCGCCCGTTGCTGCGTGCCGCCAACTCCGGCATCTCTGCTGTTATCGACTCATCGGGCCGTATCATCGACGCTTTCGATCTTAATGCTGTGGGCAATCTGGACCTCCGAATGCCTATTGAGAAGCCTGAGAAATTTTATTTTGAGAATCCGGGAACCAATGGAATGTTTATTGCGTTTGGTTTTGGGACCGTGCTTTTCGGTTCAAGTATTGTTCGACGTCTGAGAGCGAATTGA
- the metK gene encoding methionine adenosyltransferase, with translation MARKNYLFTSESVSEGHPDKVCDRISDEIVDLVYREAKKSGMDPWKVRVACETLATTNRVVIAGEVRVPESLLKRDKKTGEIAKDAQGNPLINPSRFRSAARRAIRAIGYEQDGFHWKTAKIDVLLHGQSPDIGQGVDSAADRQGEEGAGDQGIMFGYACRETPDLMPAPIYYSHKILQLLADARKSGEGEAAKLGPDAKAQVTVRYVDGAPSEVTEIVLSTQHLDASWNSTKVRQVVEPYIHEALSSGGITVADNCNWYINPTGKFVIGGPDGDAGLTGRKIIVDTYGGAAPHGGGAFSGKDTTKVDRSAAYAARYLAKNVVAANLAERCTIQLSYAIGVAQPLSVYVDLHGTGRVSEEEVEIAIREVMDLSPTGIRRHLDLNRPIYAKTAAYGHFGRKASRDGSFSWERTDLVKTLKQAVAKAA, from the coding sequence GTGGCGCGCAAGAACTATCTCTTTACAAGTGAATCCGTTTCCGAAGGCCATCCCGATAAGGTCTGTGATCGCATCTCCGATGAGATCGTCGATCTGGTCTACCGGGAAGCCAAGAAATCCGGCATGGACCCGTGGAAGGTTCGTGTGGCGTGTGAAACGCTGGCGACGACAAACCGTGTCGTGATTGCCGGTGAGGTGCGCGTCCCCGAATCGCTGCTTAAGCGGGACAAAAAGACTGGTGAGATCGCCAAGGATGCTCAGGGCAATCCTCTCATCAATCCGTCGCGCTTCCGCTCGGCTGCGCGCCGGGCGATCCGTGCTATAGGTTATGAACAGGACGGTTTTCACTGGAAGACCGCGAAGATCGACGTCCTCCTGCACGGGCAGTCGCCCGATATCGGTCAAGGCGTCGATAGCGCAGCCGATCGCCAGGGAGAAGAAGGTGCAGGCGACCAGGGCATCATGTTCGGTTATGCCTGCCGCGAGACGCCTGACCTCATGCCGGCGCCTATTTACTACTCGCACAAGATCCTTCAGCTTCTGGCCGATGCCCGCAAGTCCGGTGAAGGCGAGGCTGCAAAGCTCGGTCCGGATGCAAAGGCCCAGGTCACGGTGCGTTATGTCGACGGTGCGCCGTCCGAGGTAACGGAGATTGTGCTCTCCACCCAGCATCTGGATGCGTCCTGGAACAGCACCAAGGTGCGTCAGGTCGTTGAGCCCTACATCCACGAAGCGTTGTCTTCTGGCGGAATCACGGTTGCGGACAACTGCAATTGGTACATCAATCCAACCGGTAAATTCGTGATTGGTGGGCCCGACGGCGATGCGGGGCTTACCGGTCGCAAGATCATCGTCGATACTTACGGTGGCGCAGCACCCCATGGTGGAGGTGCTTTCTCCGGGAAGGACACAACCAAGGTGGACCGGTCGGCAGCTTATGCCGCACGCTATCTCGCCAAAAACGTGGTTGCGGCCAATCTCGCCGAGCGTTGTACGATACAGCTTTCCTACGCCATCGGTGTAGCGCAGCCGCTGTCGGTCTATGTGGATCTGCACGGCACGGGCCGTGTCTCCGAAGAAGAGGTCGAGATCGCGATTCGTGAGGTGATGGATTTGTCGCCCACTGGCATTCGTCGCCACCTGGATCTCAATCGCCCCATCTACGCCAAGACAGCTGCTTACGGTCACTTCGGGCGGAAAGCCAGCCGTGATGGTTCATTCTCCTGGGAGCGCACCGATCTGGTGAAAACCCTCAAACAGGCAGTTGCAAAAGCCGCGTGA
- a CDS encoding hemolysin family protein produces MTENTMIAVGDAPASETSSPEEGEEGSSRPPQHNPGSRLSLWERMMAALGIRNGSSLRDDLADALDEHTHDTAAFSPGERAMLKNILRLRELRVEDVMVPRADIEAVDLTTTLGELLNAFERSGHSRMPVYGETLDDPRGMVHIRDVVTHITKTARAKRGRARKTPEPVAFDLGKVDLDRSIGELNLPRSILFVPPSMLASDLMARMQASRTQMALVIDEYGGTDGLVSLEDIVEMVVGDIEDEHDDDAPLIEQVGEDVFVVDAKAEIEDVAEVIGDDFHAEEHSEDVDTIGGVIFNVLGRVPARGEVVQAIPGFEFQVMDADPRRVKRVRIVHNRASERRRRSLRPGDNL; encoded by the coding sequence ATGACAGAGAACACGATGATCGCGGTGGGAGATGCGCCCGCAAGCGAGACGAGCTCCCCCGAGGAGGGGGAAGAGGGGTCTAGTAGACCCCCGCAACACAACCCCGGCAGCCGCCTGTCCCTCTGGGAGAGAATGATGGCAGCGCTTGGCATTCGCAACGGTTCTTCGCTACGCGATGATCTCGCGGACGCACTGGACGAGCATACCCACGACACGGCGGCCTTTTCCCCCGGGGAAAGGGCGATGCTCAAGAACATCCTTCGCCTGCGCGAGCTGCGTGTCGAAGATGTGATGGTTCCGCGCGCCGATATCGAGGCAGTCGATCTCACGACAACGCTGGGTGAACTCCTGAACGCCTTTGAGCGGTCGGGTCATTCGCGGATGCCGGTTTACGGCGAGACGCTCGATGATCCGCGCGGGATGGTCCACATCCGGGATGTGGTCACGCACATTACCAAGACGGCCAGAGCCAAACGAGGGCGGGCGAGAAAAACGCCCGAACCGGTAGCGTTTGATCTTGGCAAGGTGGATCTCGATCGGTCGATCGGGGAGTTGAACCTTCCCCGTTCGATTCTGTTCGTGCCGCCTTCCATGCTTGCATCGGACCTGATGGCCCGCATGCAGGCCTCTCGTACGCAAATGGCCCTTGTGATTGACGAATATGGCGGGACCGACGGCCTCGTTTCACTGGAAGACATTGTTGAAATGGTTGTCGGTGATATCGAAGATGAGCACGACGACGATGCGCCCCTCATCGAGCAAGTGGGCGAGGATGTCTTTGTTGTGGACGCCAAGGCTGAGATCGAGGACGTCGCCGAAGTGATTGGTGACGATTTTCACGCAGAGGAACACTCTGAGGACGTGGACACGATCGGTGGCGTGATTTTCAATGTTTTGGGCCGTGTCCCGGCACGAGGCGAGGTGGTCCAGGCGATCCCGGGCTTTGAATTTCAGGTCATGGATGCTGATCCGCGCCGGGTAAAGCGTGTGCGCATCGTGCATAACCGCGCGTCCGAGCGCCGAAGAAGATCGTTGCGACCCGGCGACAATTTGTAG
- the nusA gene encoding transcription termination factor NusA: protein MAVSANRLELLQIADAVAREKSIDKQIVIAAMADAIQKAARSRYGQETNIRADINPQTGEMKLQRLMEVVENVEEPAREISVKDARTRNPDAQPGDFLAEQLPPMDFGRIAAQSAKQVIVQKVREAERDRQYDEYKDRIGEIVNGTVKRVEYGNVIVDLGRGEAIIRRDELIPREIFKYGDRVRAYVYDVRREQRGPQIFLSRTHPQFMAKLFTMEVPEIYDGIIEIRSVARDPGSRAKIAVISHDSSIDPVGACVGMRGSRVQAVVGELQGEKIDIIPWNENAASFIVNALQPAEVAKVVLDEDAERIEVVVPDDQLSLAIGRRGQNVRLASQLTGWDIDILTEEEESSRRQKEFTERSSLFMDALNVDEMVGQVLASEGFTSVEEVAYVESGEIASIDGFDEETAEEIQTRAREYLERIEGEFDAKRQELGVEDELREIPGLTTAMMVAVGEDGVKTIEDFAGYAVDDLVGWKERKDGETTFEPGVLSKFDVSRAEAEQMVVAARLKTGWITEEDLAAEAEAEEAVEGEESADVAEGAHAPEAAEGAEA from the coding sequence ATGGCAGTCAGTGCGAACAGGCTGGAGCTTCTTCAGATCGCCGACGCGGTGGCCCGCGAGAAGTCTATCGACAAGCAGATCGTCATCGCCGCCATGGCCGACGCGATCCAGAAGGCCGCGCGGTCGCGGTATGGTCAGGAGACCAATATTCGCGCCGACATCAACCCTCAGACGGGTGAAATGAAGCTGCAGCGTCTGATGGAAGTCGTCGAGAATGTCGAAGAGCCGGCACGCGAAATCTCCGTGAAGGATGCGCGCACGCGCAACCCCGATGCTCAGCCAGGTGATTTTCTTGCCGAGCAGCTTCCGCCCATGGATTTTGGTCGCATCGCTGCCCAGTCCGCCAAACAGGTGATTGTGCAGAAGGTGCGCGAAGCTGAACGCGATCGTCAGTATGACGAATACAAGGATCGCATCGGCGAGATTGTCAACGGCACCGTCAAGCGTGTCGAATACGGCAATGTCATCGTCGATCTCGGCCGGGGCGAAGCCATCATTCGCCGCGACGAACTGATCCCGCGCGAAATCTTCAAATATGGCGACCGCGTCCGCGCCTATGTCTATGACGTGCGTCGAGAGCAGCGCGGCCCGCAGATCTTCCTGTCGCGCACCCATCCTCAGTTCATGGCGAAGCTGTTCACCATGGAAGTGCCGGAAATCTACGACGGCATCATCGAGATCCGTTCGGTAGCCCGCGATCCGGGTTCACGCGCGAAGATCGCCGTGATCAGCCATGACTCCTCCATCGACCCGGTCGGGGCCTGCGTGGGTATGCGCGGCAGCCGTGTTCAGGCTGTTGTCGGCGAGCTGCAGGGCGAGAAGATCGACATCATTCCGTGGAACGAGAACGCCGCTTCCTTCATCGTCAATGCGCTGCAGCCGGCGGAAGTCGCCAAGGTGGTGCTGGATGAGGACGCGGAGCGTATCGAGGTCGTGGTGCCGGACGATCAGCTTTCGCTGGCCATTGGCCGGCGTGGCCAGAACGTGCGTCTCGCTTCGCAGCTCACCGGTTGGGATATCGACATTCTGACCGAGGAAGAAGAATCGAGCCGTCGTCAGAAAGAATTCACCGAACGTTCCTCTCTGTTCATGGACGCACTGAACGTCGACGAGATGGTGGGGCAGGTCCTGGCTTCCGAAGGCTTCACCAGTGTCGAAGAAGTGGCCTATGTCGAATCTGGCGAGATCGCGTCGATCGATGGTTTCGACGAAGAAACCGCCGAAGAGATTCAGACCCGCGCACGCGAATATCTCGAACGCATCGAGGGTGAGTTCGACGCAAAGCGTCAGGAACTTGGTGTCGAGGACGAGTTGCGGGAAATCCCTGGGCTCACCACCGCTATGATGGTGGCTGTCGGGGAGGATGGCGTGAAGACGATCGAGGATTTCGCTGGTTATGCGGTGGACGATCTTGTCGGTTGGAAAGAACGGAAGGATGGCGAGACGACGTTCGAGCCGGGCGTTCTTTCCAAGTTCGACGTGTCGCGTGCAGAAGCCGAGCAGATGGTTGTCGCGGCCCGTCTTAAGACGGGCTGGATAACCGAAGAAGACCTCGCAGCCGAGGCTGAAGCCGAAGAGGCTGTCGAGGGTGAGGAAAGCGCTGACGTTGCCGAGGGCGCGCACGCCCCTGAGGCGGCCGAAGGCGCGGAAGCCTGA
- a CDS encoding helix-turn-helix domain-containing protein — translation MNKNKKKPNPIDIHVGGRIRLRRNMLGMSQEKLGESLGITFQQIQKYEKGTNRVGASRLQAIASVLSAPVSFFFEGAPGEESEGGKGMAEDGADFVVDFLNSSEGVQLNRAFAKISDPKVRRRIIDLVKVLAVENQD, via the coding sequence ATGAACAAGAACAAGAAAAAACCGAATCCGATCGACATTCATGTTGGAGGTCGGATTAGACTAAGAAGAAACATGCTTGGCATGAGCCAGGAAAAACTTGGCGAAAGCCTGGGTATAACTTTCCAGCAAATTCAGAAATACGAGAAGGGTACGAATCGCGTCGGCGCGAGCCGGCTGCAGGCAATCGCTTCGGTCCTCAGTGCTCCGGTGTCGTTCTTCTTTGAAGGCGCACCAGGCGAGGAAAGCGAGGGCGGAAAGGGAATGGCAGAGGACGGTGCGGACTTTGTCGTCGATTTTCTCAACAGCAGCGAAGGTGTTCAGCTGAACAGGGCGTTTGCGAAGATTTCTGACCCTAAGGTGCGCCGTCGTATCATCGACTTGGTCAAGGTGCTGGCCGTCGAGAACCAGGACTGA